The following coding sequences lie in one Capsicum annuum cultivar UCD-10X-F1 chromosome 5, UCD10Xv1.1, whole genome shotgun sequence genomic window:
- the LOC107863013 gene encoding 60S ribosomal protein L44 produces the protein MVNVPKTKKTYCKSKECKKHTLHKVTQYKKGKDSLAAQGKRRYDRKQSGYGGQTKPVFHKKAKTTKKIVLRLQCQGCKHVSQHPIKRCKHFEIGGDKKGKGTSLF, from the exons ATG GTGAACGTTCCAAAAACTAAGAAGACATACTGCAAGTCAAAGGAATGCAAAAAGCACACGTTGCACAAAGTTACACAGTACAAGAAAGGAAAGGATAGCCTTGCAGCTCAAGGGAAGCGTCGTTATGACCGCAAGCAGTCTGGTTATGGTGGGCAGACAAAACCCGTCTTCCACAAGAAG GCCAAGACCACCAAGAAGATTGTGCTAAGGCTGCAATGCCAGGGTTGCAAACATGTGTCCCAACACCCAATCAAG AGGTGCAAGCACTTCGAAATTGGTGGAGATAAGAAGGGCAAGGGAACTTCACTCTTTTAA